A genomic region of Candidatus Zymogenaceae bacterium contains the following coding sequences:
- a CDS encoding nitronate monooxygenase has protein sequence MSNSANRPVMKTRICDLLNIEYPVLCAGMGSFFFPLPAVTGARLAAAVSEAGGMGVLGAGMMTLDEMRQAIRDVRKATDKPFGVDLILPANIDQHARDIQALSDITFDAIKEMMPTDQLEFLAALKKELGIGDHPVVLKQDLTTFRPKDAVDICLEERVPVFVAGLGNPSFMISDAHAQGMVVMGLVGNVKNAKRIVESGVDVVIAQGTEAGGHTGRVGTLALIPQVVDAVSPVPVLGAGGIGDGRGLAAALSLGADGVWVGTAFIATEEADEYDFNKQKLIDADEEGTRVTKVFTGKTMRGIQNELIRRWEDAGLQTLPMPLQTFLMAELTEGIIAERKIDYISGPGGQVAGMISGVRTAKEVLSDIVTGAIAVLREELPRRVSMEESGG, from the coding sequence ATGAGCAATTCTGCAAACAGACCGGTTATGAAAACGCGGATATGTGATCTTTTGAACATAGAATACCCGGTGCTCTGCGCGGGAATGGGGAGTTTTTTCTTTCCACTGCCGGCGGTGACAGGCGCCCGCCTTGCGGCCGCCGTCAGCGAGGCCGGGGGTATGGGTGTGTTGGGGGCGGGGATGATGACCCTGGACGAAATGCGACAGGCCATCAGGGACGTGAGGAAAGCGACCGACAAGCCCTTCGGCGTGGACCTGATCCTGCCGGCCAATATTGATCAGCACGCCAGGGATATCCAGGCGCTGTCGGACATTACCTTTGACGCCATCAAGGAGATGATGCCGACAGACCAGCTTGAGTTTCTCGCTGCATTGAAAAAAGAGCTGGGCATCGGCGATCATCCGGTGGTTCTCAAGCAGGATCTCACCACCTTTCGGCCCAAGGATGCGGTGGATATCTGCCTGGAGGAGCGGGTGCCGGTTTTCGTGGCGGGGCTGGGGAATCCCTCCTTCATGATCAGTGATGCCCATGCCCAGGGCATGGTGGTTATGGGTCTTGTGGGAAACGTCAAAAACGCCAAGCGGATCGTTGAATCCGGCGTCGATGTGGTCATCGCCCAGGGGACGGAGGCCGGCGGCCATACCGGCAGGGTGGGAACGCTGGCCCTGATTCCCCAGGTTGTAGACGCCGTCTCCCCGGTACCGGTACTCGGGGCGGGGGGGATCGGCGACGGCCGGGGCCTGGCGGCCGCCCTGTCCCTGGGGGCCGACGGCGTGTGGGTGGGAACGGCCTTTATCGCCACCGAGGAGGCCGATGAATACGACTTCAACAAGCAGAAGCTGATAGATGCGGACGAAGAGGGAACCAGGGTGACGAAAGTTTTTACCGGCAAGACCATGCGGGGGATACAGAACGAACTGATACGACGATGGGAGGATGCCGGTCTCCAGACGCTTCCCATGCCGCTGCAGACGTTTCTCATGGCGGAGCTGACCGAGGGCATCATCGCCGAGAGGAAGATCGACTATATCTCCGGTCCCGGAGGGCAGGTGGCCGGGATGATCTCTGGTGTGAGGACCGCCAAAGAGGTGCTCAGCGATATCGTGACCGGGGCGATCGCCGTATTGAGGGAGGAACTCCCCCGCAGGGTCTCAATGGAGGAGTCCGGCGGATAA
- the selB gene encoding selenocysteine-specific translation elongation factor, with protein sequence MKQLILGTAGHIDHGKTSLIYALTGIDTDRLKEEKERGITIELGFAHLDLPSGIRLGIVDVPGHERFVKNMVAGAGGIDVVALVVAADEGVMPQTVEHLNILKLLDVNTGLVVITKTDLADDDFTGLVEEELVEFVSGTFLEGAPMVRVSSTERTGMDRLVSVLDELAGRVKARRTSGTFRLPVDRVFTMKGFGTVITGTLLSGGVKAGEEVAVMPKGVHAKVRGIQIHGEQKPEAVAGSRTALNLSGVSRDQLERGDVLISPGTIEPTYMADVMLMNLAGAPPLKNRTRARFHAGTSEIMAHVVLLDRDVLEPGDEAPVQVRLTEPAVLIPGDRFVLRSLSPVTTVGGGEVLNAHPKKHKRFSEDVLKNIERLVGGGYAERIEIFLKDAGAPGATAKAMAAWVGIPEEQSREFLRNLADAGAAVVVDADRFRYIAREEAKRLSDLLLGRLEVHHKAQPTLPGISKEELLSKMPWGVDAKLMARLLSDLTEKRRITLSGDIVALAGHKVSMKDDETHIASRAVELIRAGGLSPPSTQELAGALGSPEQDIKKLLAAVSHDGSIVRVKDTLYFDVDRMDDLKDRLVAFLKEKGDLTTQEFKEMTGSTRKYTIPLLEYFDSQKVTMRVGDVRKLRGGA encoded by the coding sequence ATGAAACAACTCATACTGGGTACGGCGGGACATATCGATCACGGGAAGACGTCTTTGATTTACGCCCTCACCGGCATCGATACCGACAGGCTTAAGGAAGAAAAAGAGCGGGGCATTACCATCGAGCTCGGCTTCGCCCACCTGGATCTCCCCTCGGGCATTCGCCTGGGGATCGTGGATGTTCCGGGGCACGAGAGATTCGTGAAAAACATGGTCGCAGGGGCCGGGGGCATCGATGTGGTGGCCTTGGTGGTGGCGGCGGATGAAGGGGTAATGCCCCAGACCGTCGAGCATCTCAATATCCTCAAGCTCCTGGATGTCAACACCGGGCTTGTGGTCATCACCAAAACGGACCTCGCGGACGACGATTTCACAGGTCTCGTCGAGGAGGAACTGGTCGAATTCGTCTCCGGGACATTTCTGGAGGGAGCCCCGATGGTACGGGTGTCTTCAACCGAAAGGACGGGGATGGACCGCCTCGTGTCCGTTCTGGATGAGCTGGCGGGGCGTGTGAAGGCGAGGCGGACGTCGGGGACGTTTCGGCTGCCGGTGGACCGAGTATTTACCATGAAGGGATTCGGCACGGTGATTACCGGCACGCTGCTTTCCGGCGGCGTCAAGGCGGGGGAGGAGGTCGCCGTCATGCCCAAGGGCGTCCACGCCAAGGTTCGGGGCATACAGATTCACGGCGAGCAGAAACCGGAGGCGGTGGCAGGCTCCCGAACGGCTCTGAATCTCTCCGGGGTGAGTCGGGATCAACTGGAGCGGGGAGATGTGCTGATCTCCCCCGGCACGATCGAGCCGACCTACATGGCGGATGTGATGCTCATGAACCTGGCGGGCGCGCCGCCCCTGAAAAACCGGACGAGGGCGCGCTTTCACGCCGGCACCAGCGAAATCATGGCGCATGTCGTCCTGCTTGATCGGGATGTTCTGGAACCGGGGGACGAAGCCCCGGTCCAGGTGCGGCTGACGGAGCCGGCGGTTTTGATTCCGGGGGATCGATTCGTCCTCAGGTCGCTTTCGCCAGTGACGACCGTCGGCGGCGGCGAGGTGCTCAATGCACACCCGAAAAAGCACAAGCGGTTTTCAGAAGACGTGCTGAAAAATATTGAGCGGCTGGTGGGCGGCGGATATGCCGAGCGAATCGAAATATTTTTGAAAGACGCGGGCGCCCCCGGGGCGACGGCGAAGGCGATGGCGGCGTGGGTGGGCATTCCGGAAGAGCAGTCCCGGGAATTTCTGCGGAACCTGGCGGACGCCGGCGCCGCAGTGGTCGTGGACGCCGACAGGTTTCGGTATATCGCACGGGAAGAGGCGAAGCGTCTCTCGGATCTCCTTCTCGGCCGACTCGAGGTCCATCATAAGGCGCAGCCAACCCTGCCGGGCATATCCAAGGAGGAGCTGCTCTCTAAAATGCCCTGGGGCGTGGACGCGAAGCTCATGGCACGGCTTTTGAGTGATCTCACGGAAAAGAGGCGGATTACGCTTTCCGGTGATATTGTGGCTCTTGCCGGTCACAAGGTATCCATGAAGGATGACGAGACACACATCGCCTCACGGGCGGTGGAGCTGATTCGTGCCGGGGGCCTGTCGCCCCCGAGCACCCAGGAATTGGCGGGAGCCCTGGGGAGTCCCGAACAGGATATAAAAAAACTGCTTGCGGCCGTCTCCCATGATGGAAGCATCGTGAGGGTAAAGGACACCCTCTATTTCGACGTCGATCGGATGGATGACCTGAAAGATCGCCTTGTGGCTTTTTTGAAGGAAAAGGGCGATCTGACCACCCAGGAATTCAAGGAGATGACCGGCTCCACCCGGAAGTATACCATCCCCTTGTTGGAGTATTTCGACAGCCAGAAGGTGACCATGCGGGTGGGGGATGTGAGAAAGCTCAGGGGAGGAGCATAG